One window from the genome of Eucalyptus grandis isolate ANBG69807.140 chromosome 7, ASM1654582v1, whole genome shotgun sequence encodes:
- the LOC104427706 gene encoding pentatricopeptide repeat-containing protein At1g08070, chloroplastic, producing MDRDLMKLMRSVKHPSHLKQIHALVIAAFPSLASFLVRRLLSVPMVDYAREVFDRIPQPEQSLSNSLISVYSRLSSHEEAIEAFRSMIRNGVCIDSYTVPPIVKSCLSVADFDLGKQVHCLAISCGLDTDVFVQTALMNFYSRGGELASAERIFEKMDTKDPIAYNCLISAYSKSGDVLAARKMFDEMPEKSTASWNSLISCYARNGDYREALRFFERMKDDKCTPNEITLASVLSICAKLGDLNAGLSAKKFIDGNNLYRNTILSTAVVEMYLKCGAVGEARREFDKMKKRDVVTWSAMIAGYAQNGRPDEALELFENMKNENIKPNDVALVSVLSVCADSGSVKACEEIGCYVESQGMASNVFVASALLDMYSKCGNISKSRQIFLNMPKKDTVTWNSMIVGLAMNGLSEDAFAVYKQMIETGGQPNDITFIGLLAACSHAGLVEMGLEIFGHMKIDHEIVPQIEHYACIVDLYCRSGRLKDAYDFICRMEVEPNAVIWSSLLSASRIHMNIELAELSVKKLAKLDPDSSWYYVLLSNIYSSTGHWKEALNVQKMMKGKKVQKVAAYSWVDVDNKLHRFLVGDTSHPRNTEVYGTVNGLAMQSTWVDHDFDSGLGL from the coding sequence ATGGATCGCGATCTGATGAAGCTAATGCGCTCTGTGAAACACCCAAGCCACTTGAAGCAGATCCACGCTCTGGTCATCGCTGCGTTCCCTTCTCTCGCTTCGTTTCTGGTCAGAAGACTGTTGAGCGTGCCTATGGTCGACTATGCCCGGGAAGTGTTTGATCGAATTCCCCAACCAGAGCAGAGCTTGTCTAACTCGTTGATTTCGGTGTACTCTCGGCTTTCGTCGCATGAAGAAGCTATAGAAGCATTCAGATCGATGATACGGAATGGTGTTTGTATAGACTCCTACACGGTCCCGCCTATTGTCAAGTCTTGTTTATCAGTGGCGGACTTCGATTTAGGAAAACAAGTGCATTGTCTGGCAATTAGCTGTGGATTAGACACAGATGTCTTCGTCCAAACTGCTTTGATGAACTTCTATTCCAGGGGTGGAGAATTAGCTtctgctgaaagaattttcgaGAAGATGGATACGAAGGATCCCATTGCTTATAACTGCTTAATTTCTGCCTATTCGAAGTCGGGTGACGTTTTAGCTGCGAGAAagatgtttgatgaaatgcccgaaAAGTCCACTGCTTCTTGGAATTCTCTGATCTCATGTTATGCTCGCAATGGGGACTATCGAGAGGCATTGAGGTTCTTTGAAAGGATGAAGGACGATAAATGCACTCCAAATGAAATCACTCTGGCTTCAGTTCTTTCCATTTGTGCTAAGCTTGGAGACCTCAATGCTGGGTTGAGTGCAAAGAAGTTTATTGATGGTAACAACCTTTACCGAAATACGATACTTTCTACTGCAGTTGTGGAGATGTATCTAAAGTGTGGGGCTGTTGGAGAAGCGCGTCGAGAATTtgacaaaatgaagaaaagggaTGTTGTTACATGGAGTGCCATGATTGCTGGCTACGCTCAAAATGGGAGACCAGATGAAGCCTTGGAGCTCTTTGAGAACATGAAGAATGAGAATATCAAACCCAATGACGTAGCACTGGTTAGCGTTTTATCAGTTTGTGCCGATTCCGGTTCTGTTAAAGCTTGTGAAGAAATTGGCTGCTATGTAGAGAGCCAAGGCATGGCTTCCAATGTCTTTGTAGCATCTGCGCTTCTGGATATGTATTCAAAGTGTGGGAATATAAGCAAATCTCGTCAAATATTCCTTAATATGCCCAAGAAAGACACTGTCACCTGGAACTCAATGATTGTTGGCCTGGCTATGAATGGACTTTCAGAAGATGCATTTGCTGTCTACAAGCAAATGATTGAAACTGGAGGGCAACCCAATGATATAACATTCATCGGACTCTTGGCTGCCTGCAGTCATGCAGGTCTTGTTGAAATGGGGCTTGAAATTTTCGGACACATGAAAATTGATCATGAGATTGTTCCACAAATAGAACACTACGCTTGCATTGTGGACCTCTATTGCAGATCTGGTAGATTGAAAGATGCCTATGATTTCATATGCAGGATGGAGGTAGAACCAAATGCTGTGATATGGAGCTCCTTGTTGAGTGCTTCTAGAATCCACATGAATATTGAGCTTGCTGAGCTCTCAGTTAAGAAGCTGGCAAAGCTAGATCCTGATAGTTCTTGGTATTATGTTCTTCTATCAAACATTTATTCCAGTACTGGTCACTGGAAAGAAGCCCTAAATGTGCAAAAGATGATGAAGGGTAAGAAAGTGCAGAAAGTAGCAGCTTATAGTTGGGTAGATGTGGATAACAAGCTGCATAGATTCTTAGTTGGTGATACGTCTCACCCTAGAAACACTGAGGTCTACGGTACTGTCAATGGGTTGGCAATGCAGTCCACATGGGTTGATCATGATTTTGACTCTGGCCTAGGACTGtaa